Proteins from a genomic interval of Chroococcidiopsis thermalis PCC 7203:
- a CDS encoding ABC transporter permease, whose product MRLIFGNIIAIYRRELQSYFVSPLAYAIAGIFWLLSGFFFALILLGPQGIIQQVAQRDLLQGQQPGVPASPIDVAYEFQQAFLGIMGSLALFILPILSMGLYAEERKRGTLELLATSPVTNWAVAVGKLLGVVTFFITLILPIFAYEAFALSTANPAVFPVVPLMGHLGLILLAAGILSLGMFISSLTDSTILAAIITFALILFLWVIDAIAQNLSGTPIGAILSHLSLLKHYTNWIQGIFDSSSLVVFLSYILLGIFLTAQAIDALRFQRS is encoded by the coding sequence ATGCGTTTAATCTTTGGTAACATCATCGCGATTTATAGAAGGGAGTTACAAAGTTATTTTGTCTCGCCTTTGGCTTATGCGATCGCGGGTATATTTTGGTTATTATCTGGGTTTTTCTTTGCCTTGATTCTATTGGGTCCACAAGGAATTATTCAGCAAGTTGCTCAAAGAGACTTACTGCAAGGGCAGCAACCTGGAGTTCCCGCTTCACCGATTGATGTGGCTTACGAGTTTCAACAGGCTTTCTTGGGAATTATGGGTTCTTTGGCTTTATTTATCTTGCCTATATTGTCAATGGGTTTATATGCAGAAGAACGCAAGCGCGGGACTTTAGAATTACTTGCTACTTCTCCCGTGACAAACTGGGCGGTTGCTGTAGGAAAATTGTTGGGAGTCGTTACATTTTTTATAACATTAATATTACCAATCTTTGCCTATGAAGCATTTGCATTGAGTACTGCCAACCCTGCCGTATTTCCAGTCGTTCCCTTGATGGGACATTTGGGACTCATTTTATTAGCAGCAGGAATCTTATCTCTAGGAATGTTTATTTCTTCTCTCACCGATAGCACGATTCTGGCAGCGATTATTACGTTCGCTTTAATTTTGTTTCTTTGGGTTATCGATGCGATCGCCCAAAATCTCAGCGGTACGCCAATAGGTGCAATCTTGAGTCATCTTTCTTTACTCAAACATTACACTAACTGGATTCAAGGAATTTTTGATTCTAGTAGTTTAGTTGTTTTTCTCAGCTACATTCTGTTAGGAATTTTTCTCACCGCACAGGCGATCGACGCTTTACGATTTCAGCGATCGTAG
- the cobD gene encoding threonine-phosphate decarboxylase CobD, with protein MQPVHGGNLAWAAAIAGCDSEAILDFSASINPLGPPQSAIAAIQSAISQLSSYPDPNYSELRTALAQVHQLSPEWILPGNGSADLLTWAGWDLSELAATYLVTPAFGDYWRALKAFGAKVVECPLRAGVGSRELGAGDKGDKGDKGDKGDKGDMEAGEQFTIPLTPHSSLLAPPNSGLLLNNPHNPTGWLWRREEILPYLEQFALVVVDEAFMDFLPPAAEQSLIPLVQKYPNLVILRSLTKFYSLPGLRLGYAIAHPERLNCWLARRDPWAVNTLAVAAAIAVLQDSQFQQQTWAWLPPTRSRLEQELSQIPGLQPLPGAANFLLVESERPSSKLQQQLLKHERILIRDCLSFPELGDRYFRVAVRSTTENERLIKALWQITT; from the coding sequence ATGCAACCTGTACATGGAGGAAATTTAGCTTGGGCAGCAGCGATCGCGGGTTGTGACTCCGAAGCGATTCTCGATTTTTCGGCTAGTATCAACCCTTTGGGACCACCCCAAAGCGCGATCGCGGCGATTCAATCTGCCATAAGCCAACTCAGTTCCTATCCCGATCCCAACTACAGCGAACTGAGAACAGCTCTAGCGCAGGTGCATCAGTTATCACCAGAATGGATTCTGCCGGGGAATGGCTCGGCAGATTTACTTACGTGGGCGGGTTGGGATTTATCTGAATTAGCTGCAACTTACCTCGTGACTCCAGCTTTTGGCGACTACTGGCGGGCGCTGAAAGCTTTTGGTGCAAAGGTGGTTGAGTGTCCGTTAAGAGCGGGAGTCGGGAGTCGGGAGTTGGGAGCAGGGGACAAGGGGGACAAGGGGGACAAGGGGGACAAGGGGGACAAGGGGGACATGGAAGCAGGGGAACAATTCACAATTCCCCTCACTCCTCACTCCTCGCTCCTCGCCCCTCCAAATTCTGGTTTGCTGCTCAACAATCCGCACAATCCTACGGGGTGGTTGTGGCGTAGAGAAGAAATTCTGCCCTATTTAGAACAATTTGCTTTGGTAGTGGTGGATGAAGCTTTTATGGATTTTCTACCACCAGCAGCGGAACAAAGTCTGATCCCATTGGTGCAGAAATATCCTAATTTAGTCATTTTGCGATCGCTGACTAAATTTTACAGCTTGCCAGGGCTGCGATTGGGATACGCGATCGCCCATCCCGAACGTCTTAATTGTTGGCTGGCTCGACGCGATCCTTGGGCAGTCAATACTCTTGCCGTTGCTGCGGCGATCGCGGTACTTCAAGATAGCCAGTTTCAGCAGCAAACTTGGGCATGGCTACCACCTACGCGATCGCGATTAGAGCAGGAGTTATCTCAGATTCCAGGATTGCAACCTCTGCCTGGTGCTGCTAACTTTTTATTGGTAGAGTCTGAGCGACCGAGTTCAAAACTCCAACAGCAGCTATTAAAACACGAGCGAATTTTAATCCGAGATTGTCTTAGTTTTCCCGAACTGGGCGATCGCTATTTTCGGGTTGCCGTGCGCTCTACAACTGAAAACGAGCGCCTCATCAAAGCACTATGGCAGATTACGACATAG
- a CDS encoding GldG family protein, whose protein sequence is MKTATKTKKNYWQYLFLLGPFLILMGLTAGTVAGSWGIVPLGLIAAGAVLSVLGLVWQAYKTKWWKRRSTQAGTNAIAATLAVLVILGLINFLATRYQTRIDFTETGLYTLAPQSREIVQNLSQPVKVWVFDRNQNPQDRALLENYRRQGSQFSFEYVDPQTRPGIAQKFGVRSFGDVYVEAGNRRQFVQSVGQGRLSEVQLTTKIQQVTSDRAGKVYFLQGHGEVGIGEQSKLSSALNTLKDRNFAAEPLNLVQQAKIPQDATVVIVASPKRGLFPQEVKALSAYLERGGSLMLLLDPNTNPNLDSLLQNWGLTLDNRVIIDPAGQAIGFGPAFAVVDNYGQHPITQDFGNNLSIFGGARAIDSKPVTGVEATPILQTSAESWAESNIQSQPLQFNPQSDRKGPLTIGYALNRIVSAEPVANSAPKTTQARMVVIGNAQFAIDGLFEQQLNGDVFLNSISWLSSQDNKQTLSVRPKEQKQRRLNLTPLQINLLGWISLVILPVIGFACAVLLWWLRR, encoded by the coding sequence ATGAAAACTGCCACTAAAACGAAAAAAAACTACTGGCAATACCTATTTTTGCTCGGTCCCTTTCTAATACTCATGGGCTTAACAGCGGGGACTGTTGCAGGTAGCTGGGGAATTGTCCCTTTGGGATTAATTGCTGCTGGCGCTGTTTTAAGCGTGTTGGGTCTAGTTTGGCAAGCTTATAAAACTAAGTGGTGGAAGCGACGTTCAACTCAGGCGGGAACAAATGCGATCGCCGCAACTTTAGCAGTTTTGGTCATTCTCGGACTCATTAATTTCTTAGCCACGCGCTATCAAACGCGGATCGATTTCACCGAAACGGGACTATATACCCTTGCTCCCCAATCGCGGGAAATTGTCCAAAATTTATCTCAACCCGTCAAAGTATGGGTGTTCGATCGCAACCAAAACCCTCAAGATCGAGCATTATTAGAAAATTATCGCCGTCAAGGGTCGCAATTTAGTTTTGAGTATGTCGATCCGCAAACACGACCAGGGATAGCTCAAAAGTTTGGCGTGAGATCGTTTGGTGATGTTTATGTAGAAGCAGGCAATCGGCGACAGTTCGTACAATCGGTCGGACAAGGGCGATTGTCAGAAGTGCAACTGACAACTAAAATTCAGCAAGTGACAAGCGATCGCGCTGGAAAAGTCTATTTCCTTCAAGGTCACGGCGAAGTTGGGATCGGGGAACAGAGTAAGCTATCCTCAGCCCTGAATACACTTAAAGATAGAAACTTTGCTGCCGAACCGCTGAATTTAGTCCAGCAAGCGAAGATCCCTCAAGATGCGACTGTAGTGATCGTTGCTAGTCCCAAACGAGGATTATTTCCGCAAGAAGTCAAAGCCTTAAGCGCGTATTTAGAGAGGGGTGGAAGTTTGATGCTACTCCTCGACCCAAATACAAACCCCAATTTAGATAGTCTGCTGCAAAATTGGGGGCTTACCCTAGATAACCGAGTGATTATCGATCCCGCAGGACAAGCAATCGGTTTTGGACCTGCTTTTGCTGTGGTTGATAACTACGGACAACATCCAATTACACAAGATTTTGGGAATAATCTATCGATTTTTGGTGGCGCGAGAGCAATTGACAGCAAACCAGTCACAGGGGTGGAAGCAACGCCAATTCTACAAACGAGTGCTGAAAGTTGGGCGGAAAGCAACATCCAAAGCCAACCATTGCAATTTAATCCTCAAAGCGATCGCAAAGGTCCTTTAACTATAGGTTACGCCCTCAATCGCATCGTCTCAGCCGAGCCAGTAGCTAATTCTGCTCCCAAGACAACTCAAGCCAGGATGGTAGTCATTGGTAACGCTCAATTTGCGATCGATGGATTATTCGAGCAGCAATTGAATGGAGACGTATTCTTAAATTCCATTAGCTGGTTGAGCAGTCAAGATAACAAACAAACCCTATCCGTGCGTCCTAAAGAACAAAAACAGCGTCGTCTGAATCTTACGCCCCTACAAATTAACCTTCTAGGTTGGATCTCTCTAGTCATTTTGCCAGTCATTGGTTTTGCCTGCGCTGTCTTATTGTGGTGGCTGCGGAGATAA
- a CDS encoding dihydrolipoyl dehydrogenase family protein, translated as MADYDIVIIGGSPAGRYAAAIAAKQNATVALVEREQGAIQNSKFKIQNSKFSDSRTGGFLNPPLPTPDSLSYIGQLARQWEKMGNFGLRSTHEKAIDDCQVSIQWERVMQWAQNVQSNLAEENSPTVLAALGVDFILGQGKFVAQPNLSFVVNNRGLAARKYLIATNPRPIVPDIEGLAVTGYLTATEVLSSLTSPNPPKRWAILGGDPNGCQLAQALARLGLDVTLIVQRPHILPREDLEIAQLLQAILEAEGVRVLTNTTVTQVKGIEGKKWVQADREAMEFDEIVLCAGQQPELEQLNLAAVGVKTQRDRLRLNQKLQTTNSRIYACGDAIGGYQFAHIANYEAKIALQNALQNTLFSAQFQVDYRNIPWLVCTDPPLARVGFTAAQARRKYDNDVLVLQHYFKTLAIAQIQDEMTGICQLVVRRNGTILGGAIIGSQAGELINVIALAIAQKLKIDSIADLVSVYPSWGEILAQTASEYLSTPLGQKNWLQNLLAKIGCRV; from the coding sequence ATGGCAGATTACGACATAGTTATTATTGGCGGTAGCCCAGCCGGACGCTACGCCGCCGCGATCGCCGCAAAACAGAATGCTACTGTAGCTTTAGTAGAAAGAGAGCAGGGAGCAATTCAAAATTCAAAATTCAAAATTCAAAATTCAAAATTTTCTGACTCCCGTACGGGCGGGTTTCTAAACCCGCCCCTACCGACTCCCGACTCCCTTTCATACATAGGGCAATTAGCTCGACAATGGGAAAAGATGGGAAATTTTGGCTTGCGTTCGACTCATGAAAAGGCGATCGATGACTGTCAAGTTTCCATTCAGTGGGAACGGGTAATGCAGTGGGCGCAAAACGTCCAGTCAAATTTAGCAGAGGAGAATTCACCTACTGTTTTAGCTGCTTTAGGAGTTGATTTTATTCTAGGGCAGGGTAAGTTTGTCGCTCAGCCAAATCTGAGCTTTGTAGTGAATAATCGTGGCTTGGCAGCGCGGAAATATCTGATTGCCACCAACCCACGTCCGATAGTTCCCGATATTGAAGGGCTAGCGGTTACAGGATACTTAACCGCTACCGAAGTTTTATCCTCATTGACTTCTCCGAACCCACCCAAACGTTGGGCAATCCTCGGTGGCGATCCAAATGGGTGTCAGTTGGCACAAGCATTAGCACGATTGGGTTTAGATGTCACTTTAATTGTCCAGCGTCCTCACATCTTACCCAGAGAAGATCTAGAAATTGCTCAGCTATTGCAAGCTATTCTCGAAGCTGAGGGGGTGCGCGTTCTCACCAATACTACCGTGACTCAAGTTAAGGGCATTGAGGGCAAAAAATGGGTTCAAGCCGATCGCGAAGCTATGGAATTTGATGAAATTGTACTTTGTGCCGGACAACAGCCAGAACTCGAACAGCTCAATCTAGCAGCAGTGGGAGTGAAAACGCAACGCGATCGCCTGCGTTTGAATCAAAAATTGCAAACGACAAATTCACGCATTTATGCTTGTGGGGATGCGATCGGCGGTTATCAATTCGCTCATATTGCCAATTATGAAGCTAAAATTGCCCTGCAAAATGCTTTACAAAATACTTTATTTTCTGCGCAGTTTCAAGTTGATTATCGCAATATTCCTTGGTTAGTCTGTACCGATCCACCCCTAGCACGAGTGGGTTTTACAGCAGCTCAAGCCAGACGGAAATATGACAATGATGTCTTGGTATTACAGCATTATTTTAAGACTTTAGCAATAGCCCAAATTCAGGATGAAATGACGGGGATTTGTCAATTAGTCGTGCGGCGTAATGGCACAATTTTAGGTGGGGCAATTATTGGCTCTCAAGCAGGGGAGTTAATTAATGTTATTGCTTTAGCGATCGCCCAAAAACTAAAAATTGACTCAATTGCCGATCTCGTTTCCGTCTATCCCAGTTGGGGAGAAATTTTAGCCCAAACTGCCAGCGAGTATCTTTCTACTCCACTAGGTCAAAAAAATTGGTTGCAAAATCTGCTTGCCAAGATAGGGTGCAGGGTGTAG
- a CDS encoding type II toxin-antitoxin system HicB family antitoxin, whose protein sequence is MQNIKLIVEKHSDGYVAYPIGIEGVVIGEGNSYEEAMSDLESAIRFHIETFGIEVLKSEFPIL, encoded by the coding sequence ATGCAAAATATCAAGCTTATTGTAGAAAAGCACTCCGATGGTTACGTCGCTTATCCAATCGGAATTGAAGGAGTTGTAATTGGTGAAGGTAACAGTTACGAAGAAGCTATGTCAGATCTAGAATCAGCTATTCGTTTCCATATTGAAACTTTTGGTATAGAGGTCTTGAAATCAGAATTTCCAATTTTATAG
- the ribD gene encoding bifunctional diaminohydroxyphosphoribosylaminopyrimidine deaminase/5-amino-6-(5-phosphoribosylamino)uracil reductase RibD: protein MDSKIEPRVGTAFDREMMQRCLTLARRALGRTAPNPLVGAVVVQDGKIVGEGFHPGAGQPHAEVFALKAAGDRAQGATVYVSLEPCNHYGRTPPCTEALIAAGVAKVVVGMVDPNPLVAGGGVARLRSAGIEVVVGVEEADCRQLNEGFIHRMVYQRPFGIFKYAMTLDGKIATTSGHSAWITNPAAREEVQQLRIACDAIIVGGNTVRIDNPRLTIRQIDAPNPLRVVMSRTLDLPTTAHLWQTETVSTLVMTQAGANPDMQMLLRDRGVEILELDSLTPTAAMAHLYQRGCLSVLWECGGTLAAEAIAQGTVQKIFAFIAPKIIGGSTAPTPVGDLGFTQMTQAITLERVQWRTVGSDCLMEGYLPSRESGVGSRESGDKGDKGEES from the coding sequence GGATTCCAAAATAGAGCCAAGGGTAGGTACTGCTTTCGACCGAGAAATGATGCAAAGGTGTCTTACCCTTGCCCGTCGTGCTTTGGGACGCACTGCCCCCAATCCTCTAGTTGGGGCTGTTGTGGTGCAAGATGGAAAAATCGTCGGCGAAGGCTTTCATCCTGGGGCGGGGCAGCCTCATGCAGAAGTTTTTGCCCTGAAAGCAGCAGGCGATCGCGCCCAAGGAGCTACCGTTTATGTCAGCCTCGAACCCTGCAACCACTACGGACGTACTCCCCCTTGTACGGAAGCTTTAATCGCGGCTGGGGTAGCAAAAGTCGTGGTAGGAATGGTCGATCCGAACCCCCTAGTTGCAGGTGGGGGAGTTGCGCGGCTACGCAGTGCGGGAATTGAAGTTGTCGTTGGAGTGGAAGAAGCTGACTGTCGGCAACTCAATGAAGGGTTTATTCATCGCATGGTCTATCAGCGACCCTTCGGCATCTTCAAATATGCTATGACCCTCGATGGTAAAATTGCTACGACTAGCGGTCATAGTGCTTGGATCACTAATCCAGCAGCGCGAGAGGAAGTGCAGCAGCTAAGAATTGCGTGCGATGCCATCATTGTTGGCGGAAACACCGTGAGAATTGACAATCCCCGCTTGACAATCCGCCAAATAGATGCGCCTAATCCTTTGCGTGTGGTCATGAGCCGGACGTTAGATTTACCAACTACAGCTCATTTGTGGCAAACCGAAACAGTATCGACATTAGTGATGACGCAAGCAGGAGCAAACCCTGACATGCAGATGTTACTACGCGATCGCGGTGTAGAAATTTTAGAACTCGATTCCCTCACCCCCACCGCAGCAATGGCTCATCTCTACCAGCGCGGCTGTCTTTCCGTCCTGTGGGAATGCGGCGGAACTTTAGCAGCAGAAGCGATCGCCCAAGGTACAGTTCAGAAAATTTTCGCCTTTATTGCCCCCAAAATCATCGGCGGAAGCACAGCTCCCACCCCAGTAGGCGACTTAGGCTTCACCCAAATGACACAAGCCATAACTCTCGAACGAGTCCAGTGGCGAACCGTAGGTTCTGATTGTTTGATGGAAGGGTATTTACCAAGTCGGGAGTCGGGAGTCGGGAGTCGGGAGTCGGGAGACAAGGGGGACAAGGGAGAAGAGAGCTGA
- a CDS encoding DUF4340 domain-containing protein, which produces MKLQRTTLILLLLALGMGGFVYFYEIQGTPQRQEAREKQQQIFTFEEDQIQSLNVKTRNQTLQFERAKDSKTGWQMQVPDRAPASEGAIAYLLDLLVSSKSDRVLTVPAAQLSDYGLQQPQATVEVKLQDGKTHRLVLGQPDFNRSFLYAQADPPTPQPAQISVLLVSTNFENAVNRPLAEWKQASAPPKKSPEPQTNSQNNQK; this is translated from the coding sequence ATGAAACTCCAACGCACGACCTTAATTTTGCTCCTCCTTGCACTGGGAATGGGGGGATTTGTGTACTTTTATGAAATTCAAGGCACGCCTCAACGCCAGGAAGCACGAGAAAAGCAGCAACAAATATTTACGTTTGAAGAAGACCAAATTCAGTCTCTAAATGTTAAGACTCGCAACCAAACTTTACAGTTCGAGCGCGCTAAGGATAGTAAGACAGGGTGGCAAATGCAGGTTCCCGATCGAGCTCCTGCCAGCGAAGGGGCGATCGCCTATTTGTTAGATTTGTTGGTCAGTAGTAAGAGCGATCGCGTTTTGACCGTACCTGCCGCACAGCTCTCTGACTATGGCTTGCAGCAACCTCAAGCGACGGTAGAAGTTAAGTTACAGGATGGGAAAACTCATCGATTGGTCTTGGGTCAGCCAGATTTTAACCGTAGTTTTTTGTACGCTCAAGCCGATCCACCGACTCCACAACCCGCTCAAATTAGCGTACTATTGGTCTCTACTAATTTTGAAAATGCTGTCAACCGACCCCTTGCAGAGTGGAAACAGGCTTCAGCACCGCCAAAAAAATCACCAGAGCCGCAAACTAATTCTCAAAACAATCAAAAATAG
- a CDS encoding ankyrin repeat domain-containing protein translates to MEDVDSCTNYCRLHFAAKDGDENLVKQQIEEGCPVNDFDELGKTPLHHASQKGHIAVIKLLLEAGADVNAHDESKIGDTPLGEVAGNCDFEVAKLLIDAGANPTIPGWMQLTALHRAKTRKKPEGKAVYQLLLDVARKKFNYRER, encoded by the coding sequence ATGGAAGATGTAGACTCCTGTACTAATTACTGTCGCCTGCATTTTGCAGCAAAAGATGGAGACGAAAACTTAGTAAAACAGCAAATTGAAGAGGGATGTCCAGTTAACGATTTTGATGAATTGGGGAAGACTCCGTTACACCATGCCTCGCAAAAAGGACATATTGCAGTTATAAAGTTGTTGCTCGAAGCAGGTGCAGATGTAAATGCCCATGATGAGAGCAAAATAGGTGATACTCCTCTTGGCGAAGTTGCAGGAAACTGTGATTTTGAAGTTGCCAAGCTACTGATTGATGCAGGTGCTAATCCAACTATTCCTGGCTGGATGCAACTTACAGCCCTCCATCGAGCAAAGACGAGAAAGAAACCGGAGGGAAAAGCAGTTTATCAGTTATTACTTGATGTAGCCAGGAAAAAGTTTAACTATCGAGAGCGATGA
- a CDS encoding HU family DNA-binding protein, with product MNKGELVDSIAEKASVTKKQADAVLTAALETIIDAVSTGDKVTLVGFGSFESRERKAREGRNPKTGDKMEIPATKVPAFSAGKLFKEKVAPPED from the coding sequence ATGAACAAGGGTGAATTAGTCGATTCAATTGCTGAAAAGGCAAGCGTGACGAAAAAGCAAGCAGATGCCGTGCTGACTGCTGCTTTGGAAACCATTATCGATGCAGTCTCCACAGGAGATAAAGTGACACTAGTAGGCTTTGGCTCTTTTGAGTCGCGGGAGCGCAAAGCTCGCGAAGGTCGCAACCCGAAAACTGGCGATAAAATGGAAATTCCGGCAACTAAGGTTCCGGCTTTCTCAGCAGGGAAGCTATTTAAAGAAAAAGTCGCTCCTCCCGAAGACTGA
- a CDS encoding ABC transporter ATP-binding protein codes for MIEVEHLSKTYGSTSGIQDVTFSVEAGEILGFLGPNGAGKTTTMRILAGYLPASSGTVRIAGYDVHEQSLAVRQRIGYLPETPPLYLDMTVEGFLYFVARLKGVAAGDRHRRVKAAIERCNLQEKRRVLIRKLSKGFRQRVGIAQAIVHDPPVIILDEPTVGLDPRQIIDVRNLIKSLADSHTIVLSTHILPEVSMTCNRVAIINRGQIIATGTPDSLEANLAGGAGYEIETEGDSAAAQQLIKMLPSVRSVESISTTETNRYVLRVVSQPTTEPGPDIVAVLVGMGLKIYEMRRTRASLEDVFLELTMEEKPLESESGVGRGGFLNPPVQESGVGSGE; via the coding sequence ATGATTGAAGTCGAACATTTGAGTAAAACTTACGGTTCTACGTCTGGGATTCAGGACGTGACTTTCAGCGTGGAAGCGGGAGAAATTTTGGGTTTCCTTGGACCCAATGGCGCTGGAAAGACGACAACTATGCGGATCTTAGCGGGCTATCTACCTGCGAGTAGCGGTACGGTACGCATTGCAGGTTATGATGTCCACGAACAGTCCTTAGCCGTGCGTCAGCGGATTGGTTATTTACCAGAAACACCACCTCTATATCTCGATATGACGGTGGAAGGGTTTCTGTATTTTGTAGCAAGACTGAAGGGAGTAGCCGCAGGCGATCGCCATCGGCGGGTCAAAGCAGCTATTGAAAGGTGTAACCTACAAGAAAAACGGCGCGTTTTGATTCGCAAGCTTTCCAAGGGTTTCCGTCAACGAGTGGGGATCGCTCAGGCGATCGTTCACGATCCTCCAGTAATTATTCTCGACGAACCTACGGTAGGACTCGATCCCCGTCAAATTATTGATGTCCGTAATTTAATTAAAAGTCTTGCTGACAGCCATACAATCGTGCTTTCTACCCACATTTTGCCGGAAGTTAGTATGACCTGTAACCGCGTTGCTATTATCAATCGCGGACAAATCATTGCTACCGGAACTCCCGACAGTTTAGAGGCAAACCTGGCTGGTGGTGCAGGCTATGAAATCGAGACTGAAGGTGATAGTGCGGCGGCGCAACAATTAATAAAAATGCTGCCCAGCGTGCGATCGGTAGAATCAATATCTACCACAGAAACCAATCGCTACGTGCTGCGAGTCGTTTCCCAACCAACTACGGAGCCAGGACCAGATATTGTTGCCGTTTTGGTCGGAATGGGCTTGAAAATTTACGAAATGCGAAGAACGCGAGCTTCTTTGGAGGATGTGTTCTTAGAACTGACTATGGAAGAAAAGCCGTTAGAAAGTGAGTCGGGAGTCGGTAGGGGCGGGTTTCTAAACCCGCCCGTACAGGAGTCGGGAGTTGGGAGTGGTGAGTAA